The genome window tcaattgtcattagaaaccacatttgtttaagccagtcagccatatcagctatgttttttaaaaaggcagtaaatgaagctgaatgaactgtttcgctgccagacaaggctccgctgatagccaggtgtaacagtggtaagatgttgggacagcatttgtgggcaccgtttgtcaccgttatagtgcaattaatgtattgtttagtgttgtgttgtgtagtggcttttctGGCATGCATCTCACTTTACATTTGTTTtatcccaccaagatttacatgctaaaatagcCACTGCAATAACTCAAGCCATGCAACTCTTGCTGTCTTTGTCTCATTCTATTCAATCAGCGTGACTCTTCTGCATTGTAACCagtagtggaaaaagtactcaatcgtcaaacttgagtaaaagtcaaaataccttcatagaaaattactcaagtaaaagtgaaagtcacctagtaaaatagtacttgagaaaaagtctacaagtattttgttttaaatatacttaagtatcaaaagttagagtataaatcatttcaaattccttatattaagcaaaccagacggcatcataaaaaataaaaaataaattacggatagctaggggcacactccaagaCTCAGACagcatttacaaacaaagcatgtgtttttagtgagtccgccagatcagaggcagggatgttctcttgataagtgaatgaattggaccattttcctgtcctgctaagcattcaaaatgtaacgagtacttttgggtgtcaaggaaaatgtatggagtagaaagtacattcttttctttaggaatgtggttaagtaaaagtaaaagttgtcaaaaatataaatagttaagtaaagtacagacacccccaagaatgacttaagtagtacttattATATGTATTTTTACTTAACACCACTGATTGTAACGGTGTATTGTCGATTATTCACTACTTGTTCTAATTCCTATTTTACATCAAATGCTCTCAGCCCTCAGATAAGGTTGTTTCACTCTACAGTATATTTATGTTTTCTCGATTCTGTCATATTCCTGGTTCCCTATGGTTAATTTGTGGTGGTTAATGTTTGGCTGATCGGgggttttttgtatttatttttttacccaccTACACTAAACTATTTTTTACTATGAAAATGTTTCTTTATCATTCAAAGTATtttagaatataaaatatattttggggggcaTGTAggcatgttttattttatttgtttattttttatttaacctttatttaactaggcaagtcagttaagaacaaatgtaaAACCATTGACAGCCATTACAAATAACTATCACACAATGGGGAAGTGGGAGCTAAAGGTTCATGTTGAacgacaacaaagactttattgaagaatccctactgttgaccaatcaccaatgAAAGGGCGTAAACTTCGGCTCCGAACTTCAGCTTGCcttcagacattttttggtgtgcccgaacagctgaaaaaaaactcaccgaagtccaaaacgaccaaaaacatcacaaaatgtcggcattatttacagtaccagtcaaaagtttggatacacctactcattcgtgtttttctttatttttactattttctacattgtagaaacacttgacatcaaaacgatgaaataacacatatggaaccatgtagaaaccaatatactgttaaacatatcaaaatatattttaaatttgagattcttcaaagtagccaccctttgacttgacgacagctttgcacactcatggcattctcttcaaagtagccaccctagcGGTAAGTCCTTGCCGTGAGTAGCCTATAATCAGTTGGAATACCAGGTCTGCATCTTACATCATGCTTCCCTGTTTTCAAAAACTGAATCTGCTTTATTTAGGAtgcttaacttcactagggtagggggcagcattgggaattttggatgaaaagtgtgcccaaattaaactgcctgctactaagccataaaagctagaatatgcatgtaattagtggatttggatagaaaaaaactctgaagtttctaaaactgtgtgaatgatgtctgtgagtataacagaactcatatggcaggcaaaaacctgagaaaaaatccaaccaggaagtgggaaatctgagttttgtagtttttcaactcattgcctatggaatacacagtgtctatggggtcatattgcactccccgaggcttccactagatgtcaacagtctttataatcttgtttgaggcttctactgtgaagtgggggcaaatgagaggggattgagtcagaggtctgccagagaggcaagagctgaccacgcgcgttcacgtaatagttagcttgcgttccattgcaattctaaagacaaaggaattctccggttggaacattattgaagatttatgttaaaaacatcctaaagattgattctatacatcgtttgacatgtttctacggactgtaacggaactctttgacttttcgtctgcacctagtgatcgcgcaaTCCCTAGTGATtgggctaaacgcgcaaacaaaaaagaggtatttggacataaatgatggacattatcgaacgaaacaaacatttattgtggaactgggattcctgggagtgcattctaatgaagatcatcaaaggtaagtgaatatttataatgctatttctgacttctgttgactacacaacatggcggatatctgtttgggttgttttggtctctgagcgctgtactcagattattgcatggtgtgctttttccgtaaagtttttgggaactctgacacagcggttgcattaaggagaagtggatctaaaattccatgcataacagttgtatcttttagcaatgtttattatgagtatttctgtaaattgatgtggctctctgcaaaatcactggatgttttggaactactgaacataacgcgccaatgtaaactcagatttttggatataaatatgaactttaccgaacaaaacatacatgtattgtgtaacatgaagtcctatgagtgtaatctgatgaagatcatcaaaggttagtgattaatttaatctctatttctgctttttgtgactcctctctttggctggaaaaatggctgtatttttctgtgacttggctctgacctaacataatcgtttggtgtgctttcgtcataaagcctttttgaaatcggacactgttgctggatttacaacaagtgtatctttaaaatggtgtaaaatacttgtatgtttgaggaattttaattatgggatttctgttgttttgaatttggcgccctgcagtttcactggctgttgacgaggtgggacgctagcatcccacataccctagtgaggttaagacAGAAGCTTAAACTATATTAAACAAAACAAATTATTTGAACAACAGCACAGAAAGTGTGGTTTCAAATAAAACTATTTTCTAAGTAGTGTGCCTACAACAAGATTCAACCTCATACCCTCACATCTATGAATGTTCCATAGTTCCCTACTCTACTTGCTAAGCTACCGATCAGGTGCAAGTACGGTGTCCAGCAGAAGTCAGCGTTTGAAAGCAGCTTGGAATCAACGAAAGAGCCCAAACCACCGAGAAATCAGTGGGATCTCGCATTTTGCGAGGTTTGAAAAAACACGTGACCAAACAAAGCTTCGGGTGTCTTTGATGAAGTacttctgataaagtgatacaagCATCGGCACACCGCTTTGAAGGTAGCTGCTTAGCGATTTTGATGCATGCCTCAGAGCTCCAGTTTTAAACGTAACATCACTACTTAccagtaccacccatgactgtgtttgctaGTGACCGAGACGTGGTTGTTGCATTCAATCATTTTCAGTtctgtggccttcaccaagtgagattCTAAGTGAATATGTTGTCATTGTTGAAGAAAATACATTATCTATTTCAaaaggccttattttgagggcctagttttacCTTAATTCAGTGGCCTGAAATTCACTTTATGCtgacttgcaaagtgatgtgtaattcctattgaaaTCCAGCCAGAGTGGTGATATACAACAATTGGAATATTTTAGtcacccacaacctgcattcagaatgactgccagtgCTAGGGTTGGGAAGACTAAGATATGAGACTGCCTTAAACATCTAAACTGAAACAACcctttcagtaacgggtgcaataagtccaagtaacagattggaatagtttagaaaaaatgtatgttatttatatttgagtagcataagatgaattaatcaatcaatgtacataaaaaacatacattttgaaaaaaacattttttttttaaatgtatggaaACCTGACACATCTGCAGGTTTCCATACATTTCAAGAACCTTTTAGAATTCTGAAGAACTGTAGATGCCATGTCAAGAACCCCACACTTAACTCAAAGGTTCTTTATAGGACAAGAGTTCTCCAAGGAACCTTAAGAGCTAAAGAAGAACCATTTAagaacatgtatttttttcagtGTAGATTTAACTAGATCACAGCCAGTCAAAAGTAGTTTCCATAGACCTGACAGGTAAGGTGTCTATACGATCATACAGCTGAAACAGCAAATATATGTCCAGGTAGACAAGCTCAACTCAATATGAGGTTTTTGATTACACACCAGTAGTGAGACATTTGAAAGGTAGATGACTTTCGAACCGGTTATCTGAACGGTTCACTGAGAATAAAGACCAAAAAGTGTTGACTGTCATGATGTTGACATTTTTTACATGGGGGTGATGCAGGGGCTGAAAATCAGCCATGGGGGAGATCTATGGACCATGGACCAGACTCAGGACATCTGCCAGGTAAACTGAGTGTGACGGTCAAGCGCAAGGCCAGAGCAGTCTTTAGCGTTCAAAACGTTTTAGCAAAATGTCAAGCAGCCTTGGTATACTGCAGTAAATGATTCCAATAAAAGTATGGATCTTCCCTAAAGATAATGCTCAAGTTATGACTACTACTCCTTTCCACCATttggcccctccctctctcctccctcctctctctgacaTCTATCCTACTCTtgacctcctcccctcctcttgaCCTCCTCTCCATATATAAAGATCACCACCTGTGAATCCCATAGTACCTGACTGTCAATTAGGAGTAAAGGACTAACCGTTTTCTTCTGTAAAAGGTAAGTGGGTCACTCCACCAATTCAGGGCCTTTTGAGAAGTATAACTTCATTTTAAAAAAGTGATTTCGCAAAatgttaacattctgtcataataGTTTTTTTTGCCATCTCAagtgataaaataaaataaaaaatactataaaaagtgccaaataaagtaacagggttgacgatttcatcttaaatcagccatgaatccCCTTGTAACAGGCAGAATTGAAGCTTGTTGTttgcaacagggagtggcaattgaataCAAGCTTCACAATAAAAGTGTAATTGTTAAAAaaattctagcctgtctatctatgggtaataGTGTTGGCGTGTTGAGCTTGACCCGCTTAGTATTCCACCACAAAACAAcataaaatggccaaaaagagtagaaccagctcacctgcttttacactatgatttgactattagatgttaaaTGCTTctttagaaaaaaatattttaaaaggaaCAGTTTACCCATTTTGAATtgagagttcagttcacacaacagggttgaccttaaaatgagggacaatCATTTTCAAAAATGACTTAAACTTAAGAGAAATGTTTGGGTTAAGTGGGTAgcaatcttcctagaagtcacatagggtgcacagagggacatgtcaaaatactGAATTTGGgtactttagcaagtctttattcatcaAAAAAATCTGATATATTGAATTCtccatatggtatgtattaaagcgataagagaaggagagaatggcCTTTCTAAGGCTatgtcccagatggcaccctattccctgttaaAGAGcaccactttagaccagggccatagggctctggtcaggaGTCGTGTATTACATAGGCTAtggggtgacatttgggacacaatcTTGGATATGTGAGCGGTTGTTTTCTCGAAGTGTATCAGTTAATTTCGTGTGTTGCTCAGTTGGTAGtacatggcgcttgcaacgtcaGGGTtgctgtgggtttgattcccacggggggaaTTCAGTACAAAATGTACGCACTGACTACTTTAATtcgctctggatgagagcgtctgctaaaacgaataaaatgtaacaaatattttttaaatgtcaagggcacttcatttaatatatcAGGGTCttaaaatgcaatattggtgcacaatttctacttgaAATATCGAAGGGATGCAAAAGGCACTCTTTTTGTGGAACAATAAGTTTTAACCTTTTACATTTTACAGAACTGtttagaataggatagaatagagAAAAACTACGTTATTGTGGACATCTTCCTTTGCCTGGATTAATGGGGAAATATGGACCTCTGATTCAGGTTCAGCTCTGGTCTGTGGAATGGTGCAGACCTGAATGATCTGTCAGTTAGTTTGCTGACAGCTCACAcattctagatttgatttgagTCCCTAGTACATAAGGAGAAGGATGTATTTCTTTCTGAGTTAAATCTGATGGTAGAACATCTCTGTTTCTGACACTCaatttctctcacacacatgcacctctctctccttccagccaTTTCAAATTGACTAACCATATGAGAGGATGGCACCGCCCTTGGCAAGATCTGCTCCAGGTGAGCTCAACCATTGGTGGAGCCAGCTTAGGTTCCGCCTCCAGAACAGGAAGGGGTGGAAAGAGATGCTGGATGAAACTTTTTTGCTGCAGAACAAAAGGTGAGTTTCCTATTGGTAAAAAATAACAGCGACTGTCAGGTATTGGTTGATATTATATTATTACAAGTGGGAAACTCTGAAAATACTAATTGTAACCTGGAAGCAACGAGTTGTGTGTGTTCACATGCTTTGAACGCTGATTGGctaaacccaaaccggctgcgcgcgtgcgccatcgtgcataaatgtattttgtccccccacaccaaacgcaatcacgacacgcaggttcaaatttcaaaacaaactctgaaccaattatattaatctggggacaggtcgaatagcattaaacatttatggcaatttagctagctagcctgcactttctagctaatttgtcctatttagctagctttctgttgctagctaatttgtcctatttagctagcttgctgttgctagctaatttgtccaggaatataaacattgagttgttattttatctgaaatgcaatctactccaccaattaatccacacataaaacggtcaaccgaatcgtttctagtcatctctcctaccaggccttttcttctcttgactttatacagtcgtggccaaaagttttgagaatgacacaaatattaattgtcacaaagtttgctgcttcagtatcTTTaggtatttttgtcagatgttactatggaatactgaagtataattacaagcatttcataagtgtcaaaggcttttattgataattacatgaagttgatgcaaagagtcaatatttgacccttctttttcaagacctctgcaatccgctctggcatgctgtcaattaacttctgggccacatcctggctgatggcagcccattcttccATAATCAaagcttggagtttgtcagagtttgtgggtttttgtttgtccacccgcctcttgaggattgaccacaagttctcaatgggattaaggtctggggagtttcctggccatggacccaaaatatcaatgttttgttccccgagcacttagttatcacttttgtcttgtggcaaggtgctccatcaggctggaaaaggcattgttcgtcaccaaactgttcctggatggttgggggaagttgctctcggaggatgtgttggtaccattctttattcatggctgagttcttaggcaaaattgtgagtgagcccactcccttggctggaGTGggcctgaagccttcttcacaacaattgaactgctctccttgaagttcttgatgatccgataaatggttgatttaggtgcaatcttactggcagcaatattcttgcctgtgaagccctttttgtgcaaaacaatgatgacggcacatgtttccttgcaggtaaccatgattgacagaggaagaacaatgattccaagcaccaccctccttttgaagcttccagtctgttatttgaactcaatcagcatgacagcgtgatctccagccttgtcctcgtcaacactcacacctgtgttaacgacagaatcactgacatgatgtcagctggtccttttgtggcagggctgaaatgcagtggaaatgttttggagggattcagttcatttgcatggcaaagagggactttgcaattatttgcaattcatctgatcactcttcataacattatggagtatatgcaaattgccatcatacaaactgaggcagcagactttgtgaaaattaatatttgtgtcattctcaaaacttttggccacgactgtattgcgattggcaactttcataaattatgTTACCGTCACCAACCTatttcgtctttcagtcacctaCGTGGGTATacccaatgaggagatggcatgtgggtacctgcttctataaaccaatgaggagatgggagaggcaggacttgcagcgcgatctgcgtcacaaatagaactgacttctattttagcccatgGCAATGCAGACGCTCGATGGTGCGCGCAAGCAgtgtgtgggtgcaataattgaataatatagatttctaaatttattttgcaacactcgCACACGCgatgcgagcggtgtagtcagcctgtaatgGCAAACAAGCTGcgtcaaccataaactaaaagtacagctatcatgctcATAAACAAATTGTAGTGATCCAAAACCATATTCATTCTTGCAGATCAgtgggatgctagcgtcccatctcgacaacttccggtgaaattgcagagcgcgaaattcaaattacagaaaaAGTAATATTTAACagtcatgaaaatacaagtgtcatacatcagttaaaagcttaacttgttaatccagccgctgtgtcagatttcaaaaaggctttacgacgaaagcacaccatgcgattatctgaggacagcgctcagcacacaaatgcattaaaaacattttccaaccaggcACATGcgccacaaaagtcagaaatagcgataaaataaatcacttacctttgaagatcttctgttggcactccaaaaggtcccagctacatcacaaatggtcattttgttcgataaagtccgtCTTTATACCctcaaaaactcagtttagctggcgcgcttcattcaataatccaccggtttccctccttcaaaatgcatacacaatgaatcccaaacgttaccaataaacttctccaaacaagtcaaacaacgtttataatcaaacctcggGTACCCTAATACAtaaataaacgatcaaatttaagacggagaatcgttattgtcattaccggagataaacaacaaaGTACGCGCATTCACCAGAACGCGtaacaaacactacagccaaaatgggagcaacttagaaaaactacaaattctagctcatttttccaaaaacaagcctgaaattctttctaaagactgttgacatctagtggaagccctaggaactacaatctgggaggtattcccttcatttaaaaaatgacatCCATAGGAATCAATCTTGGgctgaaaatgtattttttctggatggtttgtcctcgggttttcgcctgccatatcagttctgttatactcacagacattattttaacagttttagaaactttagagtgttttctatccaaatcgaccaattatatgcatatcctagcttctgggcctgagtaataggcagtttactttgggcacgcttgtcATCCaaacgtcaaaatactgccccctagcccaaagaggttattaatcgtttgtatttttttattatgttttgttgttgcactTAACTGCCAAAAATACTGCTATCGAGGTAATTTCCTTAGTATCCCACTTGgcaaatcaacgttgtttccacttcATTTCAACCCAAGAAATCTATGTGATCTattttgaatcaacatggaaaacttattggatttggaaaaagtcatcaacataagggCATTTTAACCTAAATACAATGACAAGGccacattttttgttgatttcctGTTGAATTCACAATagctgacaactcaaccaaatgtaaatcaaaattagacgttgaactgatgtctgtgctcAGTGGAATGTGACATCAGagctcagcatgtgggagaagtcTGCGCTCAGAGATGATAGacagtttcccactagtaattaccagctGGAGGAGCattcaagtggatttttcccagtcATATGCTGATAATTACGACATGTTATGAATGCAGCATTTGAATTCAAACTtgcaaacacactctctctcccataGGACAAATGACATCCCTCTCTTCTTTGCGGCCAAAGAGAACAGTGCAGGTTGCATTAAGAAACTTCTGGACTGTGCATCCACTAACATCTTTGAGAGAGGTGCTCTGGGGGAGACCGCGCTGCATGTGGCAGTTCTGAATGATAACATGGATGCTGCCGTAGCTCTGATGGACGGAGCACCTGAACTCATCAATGaacccatgacctctgacctcttccTTGGTACATATACTCTCACACACaatgaacaaacacacactataATATCATAAAACTCACACAGATATTTATTCACGCAATAATATATTCTCTCTCTTACTCACTCTCAATCAGGCATGACACCTCTCCACATTGCCGTGGTGAATCAGAACGTTAACCTGGTCCGCAGTCTGATTGGTCGAGGGGCGGATGTGGCCACGCCCAGAGTCACAGGCCTGTACTtcaggaagagaagaggagggctTCTCTACTATGGTAAGATGATTGTTTGTGGTCTGTAAGGAGTAGAGCAGTGCATTTTGGGAAATGTGGTTATTTGATTCCGTGGGCTTTACTTTAGGTGAGCACATTCTGGCATTTGCGGCCTGTGTGGGGAATCAGGACATCATCTCCATGGTGATCAACGCAGGAGCCAGCACCAGGGCCCAGGACTCCATTGGTATGAAACattcctctttcttctcctcgttctgcccctcccctctctattcTCCCTTTTTCAGCAGtttaatatctccctctctcccccctaggTAACACAGTGCTCCACATCCTGGTCCTGCAGCCCAATAAGACTATAGCATGCCTGGCGTTGGATCTGCTGTTGGCACGTGACGTTGAGCTGGACCAGGCTGTGCCACTGGACATGGTGCCCAACTACCATGGCTTAACGCCCTTCAAACTGGCTGCCAAGGAGGGCAACCTTGTGGTGAGCATGGATAGAGGGAtagaaagtaaaaaataaaaataaaacaacatcTCTCCCTCCCAGGCATTCCAGCACCTGGTCAATCGGAGGCGAATCAACCAGTGGAACCTGGGACccttgacctctaacctctatgACCTCACAGAGATCGACTCCTTGGTCGCCGACGACGACTGCTCTGTGCTTGAGCTCATCGTGGGCAGCCagaggagagaggtacagtacagtacacaaacATGATACATTgtaatatacagtacagggaAACTGATGATGATCTCCTACTTCAGGCAAGGAGGATACTGGAAGTGACTCCTGTTAGGCAATTGGTCAGTCTCAAGTGGAACCTCTATGGAAAACACTACTTTAGGTAACAACACATACAGTGGATCATGTTCTGATGTTGTGTTTGAGATGCTGTCATTTGTTTATGTTTAATGTTGTAATGTTATTATTGTGTTGTGTACaggttgttgctgctgctgtaccTCCTGTACATTGGGACCTTCACACTGTGTTGTGTGTATCGCCCTCTAAAGGACGCTCCAGAGAATTACACTGTATCTGACATGGACAAAACCATCCGCGTGCAGAAAACTCTGAAGGTGGGGGAGACATGAAGGCGTCTTCATATGACAGCCTGTGTGCAAACCTCAATCAGAGGTGTTCATATGAACCCTTTGTGATCCACGTGCCCtgttctctgtccctgtccctgtaggAGAGTTATGTGACCTATGGGGACAACTTGCGTCTGGCAGGAGAGATGATCAGTGTCCTGGGTGCCCTGGTTATTCTGCTACTGGAGGTAAAACATACATCACCCAATAGTTTTACATGTCACTTATATTTACACTGTAGATTAGATCACATTATTGGCTGTCAATATAATCTGTGTTATTCCCAATCCCTAAGATCCCAGATATGCTGAGAGTGGGGGCCAAGCAGTACTTTGGACAGACGGCCCTGGGGGGACCCTTCCATGTCATTCTGTAAGTCAACCTTGGTGCCTATCTAGCCTTTATTACCTGCCTAGTGATGTTGTTGTGTTATGTCATGTCTATGTAGCATTTATAACCTGTGTAATAATCTGTGTTTCCTCCCCAGTATTTTCTATGCGTTCCTGGTggtgctgctgtgtgtgttcaGGGTCAGTGGGGTGCAGGGGGAGGCAGTTGTCATGGCTGTGTGTCTGGTGCTTGGCTGGAGCAACGTCATGTTCTTCGCCCGAGGCTTTCAGATGTTGGGGCCTTACGTCATCATGATACAGAAGGTATGTAAGGgaagcagacacacacatgtgcatgcacgcacacacacacacacacacaagcattggCGTGACGTTACTGTAGAACGTATGTTTTTTCTGTTTTGATTCCCATATTAAACTGTTGTGGTGTTTTGTCTCATTTCCTCCTAGATTATATTTGGAGACCTGACCAGGTTCATGTGGCTGAGCTTCATCGTGCTCATAGGGTTTTCCACCTGTAAGTACATTCTGGTAAAGAGAAACTCAAAAACCATATTAATAGTACAAATGTATTAAACCAAATATAATTACTATTTTTATTTGCCGgttatcctccctccctccctccctccctccctccctccctccctccctccctccctccctccctccctccctccctccctcccagccctgTGGATGGTGTACATGACTCAGGACCCAGACTCTCTACCTGCGTACCGCTCCTTCCCCATCACTCTGTTCTCCCAGTTTGAGCTGAGTGTGGGTCTGATAGACCTGCCAGTGGACCACACCATCACAACGCCCCCTATTGTCCATGTGCTGCACTGCACCTTCTCTGTGGTCTCCTACATACTGCTGCTCAACCTACTCACAGCCATGATGAGTGATACACAATGGAGAGTTGCCCAGGAGAGGGACGAGCTCTGGAGGACACAggtgtgccacacacaca of Salvelinus alpinus chromosome 4, SLU_Salpinus.1, whole genome shotgun sequence contains these proteins:
- the trpv6 gene encoding transient receptor potential cation channel subfamily V member 6, producing MAPPLARSAPGELNHWWSQLRFRLQNRKGWKEMLDETFLLQNKRTNDIPLFFAAKENSAGCIKKLLDCASTNIFERGALGETALHVAVLNDNMDAAVALMDGAPELINEPMTSDLFLGMTPLHIAVVNQNVNLVRSLIGRGADVATPRVTGLYFRKRRGGLLYYGEHILAFAACVGNQDIISMVINAGASTRAQDSIGNTVLHILVLQPNKTIACLALDLLLARDVELDQAVPLDMVPNYHGLTPFKLAAKEGNLVAFQHLVNRRRINQWNLGPLTSNLYDLTEIDSLVADDDCSVLELIVGSQRREARRILEVTPVRQLVSLKWNLYGKHYFRLLLLLYLLYIGTFTLCCVYRPLKDAPENYTVSDMDKTIRVQKTLKESYVTYGDNLRLAGEMISVLGALVILLLEIPDMLRVGAKQYFGQTALGGPFHVILIFYAFLVVLLCVFRVSGVQGEAVVMAVCLVLGWSNVMFFARGFQMLGPYVIMIQKIIFGDLTRFMWLSFIVLIGFSTSLWMVYMTQDPDSLPAYRSFPITLFSQFELSVGLIDLPVDHTITTPPIVHVLHCTFSVVSYILLLNLLTAMMSDTQWRVAQERDELWRTQVVATTLMLERRLPRCLWPRLGVCGLLYGLGERWYLRVEDRNDPLVQKMRRYIQAFSKDEDQSKEREEAENTDMSKGPGSPLIRPKHRGEIDGNRKSLACWQMIRHSALGLDVEQEEPEDDQEVR